In a genomic window of Tripterygium wilfordii isolate XIE 37 chromosome 8, ASM1340144v1, whole genome shotgun sequence:
- the LOC120003249 gene encoding glutamate dehydrogenase 2, producing MNALAATNRNFRHAARILGLDSKLERSLLIPFREIKVECTIPKDDGSLVSYVGFRVQHDNARGPMKGGIRYHPEVDPDEVNALAQLMTWKTAVVNIPYGGAKGGIGCSPGDLSKSELERLTRVFTQKIHDLIGIHADVPAPDMGTNAQTMAWILDEYSKFHGHSPAVVTGKPIDLGGSLGRDAATGRGVVFATEALLADYGKSIEGLTFAVQGFGNVGSWAARLIHERGGKVIAVSDITGAVRNPNGIDIPELLKHKEETRSLANFNGADQMDPNELLIHECDVLIPCALGGVLNRENAADVKAKFIIEAANHPTDPEADEILSKKGVIVLPDIYANAGGVTVSYFEWVQNIQGFMWDEDKVNSELQTYMTRAFHKIKSMCHSHNCNLRMGAFTLGVDRVARATLLRGWEA from the exons ATGAACGCTCTTGCAGCTACTAACCGTAATTTTCGTCATGCTGCACGTATTCTTGGGTTGGACTCAAAGCTTGAAAGGAGTCTCTTGATTCCTTTCAGAGAGATCAAG GTGGAGTGCACGATTCCCAAGGACGATGGGAGCTTGGTGTCTTACGTTGGATTCAGAGTGCAGCACGATAATGCACGCGGCCCAATGAAAGGTGGAATCAGATATCATCCTGAG gttGACCCTGATGAAGTTAATGCCCTGGCTCAATTGATGACATGGAAGACTGCCGTAGTGAACATTCCATATGGTGGGGCAAAGGGTGGAATCGGATGCTCCCCAGGGGACCTAAGTAAGAGTGAGTTGGAACGTCTTACTCGTGTCTTCACTCAGAAGATCCACGACCTCATTGGCATTCATGCGGATGTTCCAGCACCAGATATGGGTACTAATGCTCAG ACTATGGCATGGATTCTGGATGAGTACTCGAAATTTCATGGTCATTCCCCAGCTGTTGTGACTGGAAAGCCTATA GATCTTGGAGGATCACTTGGCAGGGACGCTGCAACTGGGCGTGGTGTTGTTTTTGCAACAGAAGCTTTACTTGCTGACTATGGGAAGTCAATTGAGGGTTTGACTTTTGCTGTTCAG GGCTTTGGAAATGTGGGTTCCTGGGCTGCAAGGCTTATACATGAAAGAGGTGGTAAGGTTATTGCCGTGAGTGACATCACTGGGGCAGTTAGGAACCCAAATGGAATTGATATTCCAGAGCTGCTGAAGCATAAAGAGGAGACTCGCAGCCTAGCCAATTTTAATGGAGCGGATCAGATGGATCCTAATGAACTGCTCATTCATGAATGTGATGTCCTCATCCCATGCGCATTAGGTGGCGTTTTGAACAG GGAAAATGCTGCTGATGTGAAAGCCAAGTTCATCATAGAGGCAGCTAACCATCCTACTGATCCAGAAGCTGATGAA ATTCTATCTAAGAAAGGAGTCATTGTTCTCCCTGATATATATGCAAATGCTGGAGGTGTAACTGTCAGTTATTTCGAGTGGGTTCAG AATATTCAAGGTTTTATGTGGGATGAAGACAAGGTGAATAGCGAGCTTCAGACATACATGACTCGAGCTTTTCATAAAATAAAGAGTATGTGCCACTCCCACAACTGCAACCTCCGGATGGGTGCCTTCACACTTGGGGTTGACCGAGTTGCACGTGCGACCTTGCTAAGAGGATGGGAAGCATGA